A single window of Salvia splendens isolate huo1 chromosome 8, SspV2, whole genome shotgun sequence DNA harbors:
- the LOC121744379 gene encoding uncharacterized protein LOC121744379 isoform X2, producing MAWRGSISRSLISTARASAFRSSPPLSAPTRLVHSPIVAPRLRPSRLSLSNPRTLGELGCAQSLLPLSSMAGVQLTSHTSLNVRAFCELSHGRIGKDG from the exons ATGGCTTGGCGTGGTTCAATTTCCAGATCTCTCATCTCCACCGCAAGGGCTTCCGCCTTCCGCTCTTCGCCGCCACTCTCCGCCCCAACCCGCCTAGTCCATTCCCCGATCGTCGCCCCTCGCCTCCGTCCTTCCCGCCTCTCCCTCTCCAACCCCAG GACACTGGGAGAACTAGGATGTGCGCAGTCGTTGCTTCCATTGAGTAGCATGGCGGGAGTGCAGCTGACTTCACATACGTCTCTCAACGTGCGGGCTTTCTGTGAGCTGTCCCACG GGAGGATTGGAAAAG
- the LOC121744379 gene encoding uncharacterized protein LOC121744379 isoform X1, translating into MAWRGSISRSLISTARASAFRSSPPLSAPTRLVHSPIVAPRLRPSRLSLSNPRTLGELGCAQSLLPLSSMAGVQLTSHTSLNVRAFCELSHGTFRRSCQDR; encoded by the exons ATGGCTTGGCGTGGTTCAATTTCCAGATCTCTCATCTCCACCGCAAGGGCTTCCGCCTTCCGCTCTTCGCCGCCACTCTCCGCCCCAACCCGCCTAGTCCATTCCCCGATCGTCGCCCCTCGCCTCCGTCCTTCCCGCCTCTCCCTCTCCAACCCCAG GACACTGGGAGAACTAGGATGTGCGCAGTCGTTGCTTCCATTGAGTAGCATGGCGGGAGTGCAGCTGACTTCACATACGTCTCTCAACGTGCGGGCTTTCTGTGAGCTGTCCCACGGTACCTTCCGCCGTTCTTGTCAAGATCGCTAA
- the LOC121744379 gene encoding uncharacterized protein LOC121744379 isoform X3: MAWRGSISRSLISTARASAFRSSPPLSAPTRLVHSPIVAPRLRPSRLSLSNPRTLGELGCAQSLLPLSSMAGVQLTSHTSLNVRAFCELSHGT; the protein is encoded by the exons ATGGCTTGGCGTGGTTCAATTTCCAGATCTCTCATCTCCACCGCAAGGGCTTCCGCCTTCCGCTCTTCGCCGCCACTCTCCGCCCCAACCCGCCTAGTCCATTCCCCGATCGTCGCCCCTCGCCTCCGTCCTTCCCGCCTCTCCCTCTCCAACCCCAG GACACTGGGAGAACTAGGATGTGCGCAGTCGTTGCTTCCATTGAGTAGCATGGCGGGAGTGCAGCTGACTTCACATACGTCTCTCAACGTGCGGGCTTTCTGTGAGCTGTCCCACG